The proteins below come from a single Aegilops tauschii subsp. strangulata cultivar AL8/78 chromosome 6, Aet v6.0, whole genome shotgun sequence genomic window:
- the LOC109773988 gene encoding dehydrin DHN3 has protein sequence MEYQGQQQHGQATNRVDEYGNPVAGHGVGTGMGAHGGVGTGAAAGGQFQPSREEHKAGGILQRSGSSSSSSSSEDDGMGGRRKKGIKDKIKEKLPGSHGDQQQTAGTYGQQGHTGTAGTGGNYGQPGHTGMAGTDGTGEKKGIMDKIKEKLPGQH, from the exons ATGGAGTACCAGGGACAGCAGCAGCACGGTCAGGCGACTAACCGCGTCGACGAGTACGGTAACCCGGTGGCCGGACATGGCGTCGGCACCGGCATGGGCGCGCACGGCGGCGTCGGCACCGGCGCGGCCGCTGGTGGGCAGTTCCAGCCCTCGAGGGAGGAGCACAAGGCCGGAGGGATCCTGCAGCGCTCCGGCAGCTCTAGTAGCTCCAGCTCG TCTGAGGATGATGGCATgggcgggaggaggaagaagggcatcAAGGATAAGATTAAGGAGAAGCTTCCGGGTAGCCACGGCGACCAGCAGCAGACCGCTGGCACCTACGGGCAGCAAGGTCATACTGGAACGGCCGGCACCGGCGGCAACTACGGCCAGCCCGGACACACCGGAATGGCTGGCACCGACGGCACCGGTGAGAAGAAGGGCATCATGGACAAGATCAAGGAGAAGCTGCCCGGACAGCACTGA